The Deltaproteobacteria bacterium genomic sequence CCGCCGGTGATGTCCGCGAGCTCCACGCTCTGCTCCATGCGCCCGAAATAGTCCCCGGCGTTCACCCCCAGGAGCCCCACCCCCACGAGCCACCCGCCCAGGATCCCCACGACGACGAAGATGGCCGTGAGGAGGGGGACGGCCACGATGGAGCCGACGAGCCGGGGGGAAACGAGGAATTTCTTGGGCTCGATCGCCATGGAGTCGAGCGCCATGATGACGCCGCCGATCCGCAGGATGCCGATCTCCGCGGTCATCGCGGAGCCCGCCCGGCCGATGACCATCAGGGCCGTGAGGACCGGACCGAGCTCCCGGATGAGGGAGAGCGCGACGACCGATCCGAGCAGACCCTCCGACCCGAATTTCCGGAGGGTGTGGAACCCCTGGACCGCGAGGACCATCCCGGTGAAGGACGCCGTGAGGACGATGACGAAGAGGGATTTGACGCCGACGAAGTGGATCTGCTCGACGATCCTCCGGGGGCGATACGGAGGGACGAAACATTG encodes the following:
- a CDS encoding ABC transporter permease — encoded protein: MVMVFGRIGAEALRRIDVLGRTGLFLLESIAQCFVPPYRPRRIVEQIHFVGVKSLFVIVLTASFTGMVLAVQGFHTLRKFGSEGLLGSVVALSLIRELGPVLTALMVIGRAGSAMTAEIGILRIGGVIMALDSMAIEPKKFLVSPRLVGSIVAVPLLTAIFVVVGILGGWLVGVGLLGVNAGDYFGRMEQSVELADITGG